TGCCATAGATCAACAATTATAGGAGCTAAACAATAGATTCAGTGAACAAATGACGGAGCTTCTCATTTTAAGTGCATCACTAAATCATAGGGATGGTTACAGGTCTTTCAACATAGAGAACATTTGCAAGTTAGCTGAAAAGTTTTATCCAGAAGATTTTTTGGGAGATGAAAAAATCCATCTACATTGTGAACTACAACATTATGGGTTAGATGTTCCGGTTCATCCAGATTTGAAGAATCTGTCTACTCTTGGTGATTTATGTCATGGATTGGTAACCATAGGGAAAGCTGGCATGTATCCATTAGTTGATAGACTATTAAGGCATGTCTTGACTCTTCCAGCATCTACTGCAACATCTGAACGAGCTTTTTCTGTTATGAAAATTGTGAAAACAAGTCTTCGCAATCGAATGGAAGATGAATTTCTTAGGGATTATTTGATATTGTATATTGAAAAGGAGATTGCGGAGACCATTTCTGCCGAGGAGATCattgattctttttatttgaTCAAAGAAAGGCGTGCACATCTCAAATAAATCGGTATGTTTtctacttttatttattttggtcCCCCTATGTTAGATTCCTGGTTCCGCCCCTGCTCCCATGTTGTTATCACTGTTAACGTTGTCTTAAATAAATATGCATGCACCTTCCTTGTGTGATGATGGAATTGTGTTTGTAGTTGTTAGGTTCATTAACAAATGTATGTGATGTTTAAACTTGTTTATACATAGTGTGACCATGTGTTGACTCTGTGAATGTGGTTTTACAAATTCTGGTACAAGTCTAGTCTTTCTGCAAAATGAAACTTTAGTTTggttttaaaactgaaatcgtAATTAAAAACCGAAATCGCACCAGTTgtgtttggtttggttttggtttttgattttagaaaccaaataattttgGTTACGATTTGATTTTTGATCAAAACCGAATCAAACTGACTCACGCTCGACCCTACTCAAAAGTTCTTCTTAATTATTTgcatttttaaaataatgaaacTAGCTTTATTACCCGTGAAAGGCACGGGCTAgctttatttataaaaactgctATTTTTTGTGTACTTTTACGATATTTGCGTGTTGTTTCATACCATATtgtgtgattcatgttagaagaACTACTATAACGACGAACATACTTAAATTTATATTGTGTCGCGAATGTAAATTTTAGAGTGCACTCTTACCATTAAAAATAATGGTTTTCTATCAAGTATTAATGATTTTTTCAACTGGAGATACCAAAAATATTATAATGTTTAGGTGTCATGTTTATCAAAATATGGGGGCAAAATAGTAAAAAAAAATTGCACGGTCGAACTCGAACTTCAAATTACTCGGCTCATAAGGTTCACGAGTCTTATCGAACCgatattattttttaatagaaatatacttttatctaaatatttaatattttattaatattttatatatttattagaATCGAATTCGAGCATAACCTATCATATTTTGAGTTTTAGTCAATATTTGGTGAAATTGATTCAAATTTTTGAGCCGAACTTGAGGCTACCGGACTAATTACAACCCGAGTTTCATGTTTGATTTAAGATTCGGGTGAAACCGAGCTCGTGCTTGAGCCCAGACATTTTTAATCGAGTTCAAGTCTGAAAGTTTTCGACTCGGCTCGGCTTGATTATACCTTTAGTTGTTGTAAAGTTGGTATTTCGAAGTGAGTTAATTAACCAAGTCTCAATATTTAATAAACTATTATTAAATGGTAATATATCATCAATAAGTTAATATGGTAACATAATATCaataagttatttatttaatatttgtaaattttttataaataaaaaataataattaaaatcaCGTGGTTGTACATgagtataaagttagtatatTGTAGTGAACTAATTACAAgttttagaataattttattatatatcaATATTGGATTATATAGGTTTGGTCATTCAATATAAAGAAACAAATATATAACTCGGTACTTGATGTTATCAAAATATAATCAAATGAGCTTTTAGCTCAATTGATTGAAGTCATATGTTTGAATATAGGTGTCACAAGTTCAATTTTACAAGCCAATAATATTTTTCCATATTTATTCAAAAAGGGCGCAAAATATTAATTTATCGAACTTTTTACGACCTGAATTTCGAGTTTGAAATTTAAAGTTCGGTTGAACCCGAGTTCATGCTCGAACTCGAGTTCATGCTCGAACTCGAACATTTTTAATCTAGTACGAGCCTGACAGTTTTCGACTCGACTCGGATTGATTATACCCTTAGTTGTTACACGAGTATAAAGTTAGTATCTTGGTGTGAGTTAATTATCCGATTTtcgataattaataaattattattatatggtaagatattatcaacaagtaaatataataatatattatcaacaagaagTTTTTTATTGaatgtataaattaaaaaaaattataatatcaTTGTTGCGCATGAGTGTAAAGTTATTATATTGTAATCAGCTAATTACCCAAGccttagaataattttattatatataaatattgaaTTATATAGGTTTAGTCACCCAAAATAAAGAAAGAAGTATGTAACTCAATACTTGATTTTATCAAAATTTAACCAAATGAGCTTCTAGGTCAATTGATTGAAGTCATATGTTTGTTATAAGCGTAAAGTTAGCATATCGGATTGAGTTATTCAATCAAGTCTCAAATCATTatgttttatataaatattaaaataaatataaaatttaatataagGCAAGACACCTCGTGTAAATAAATAAGTTATAACtcaatatttaatattataaaattttaaccAAAAGTGTCAAGTGGTTGATATGTTTAGTTTGCAAATAGTTGTTATAGGTTCGATTCCTATAGATTTGGAAAAAAAACGTAATGCAAAATGGCCCATCTAAGAAAAACAAACTAAGAATGGGCTAAAGATATTAGCAAAATGCGCAGTTGGGCTACACAAGGCCCACTATCTATATAGCGTATAAATGTATTGCTACACCAGGGTTATATATCTCTTTATTGTCCCCGCCGTTgtaaaaccctaatttcagacCTCAAACCACTCATCTTCTTCAATGGTATGCCTCTCCTTACTTGTATCTATATTTGTATCTATCATCATCTTTATTTATATTTCAATTTCTTCAATCTTTTGCTTTTTATTCACATATTTTATGTTTAATCTTCATTTTTGTTACACATCTATGTGCGTATATGTCAATTCTGTGTGTAttgtttttttaattaattatttgtttGATTTTTTAGGCTCCTAAGAAAGGTGTGAAGCTTCCAGTAGCTGCCAAAAAGAAGACGGTAtgataattatatatttttataattatttgtaGATTTAAATAAATGTGTGAATTTATAAAAATGTGTAAATTTAAATAAATGTTTGTGTGAATTTGGTGAAGTGATGTTATTGGGGATTGTGATTTTAGGATAAGGTGATGAATCCGTTATTCGAGAAGCGCCCTAAGCAGTTCGGGATTGGAGGTGCTATTCCGCCTAAGAGGGATATGCATAGGTTTGTTAGGTGGCCAAAGGTTGTTCAGATTCAGAGGAAGAGGATGATTCTGAAGCAGCGATTGAAGGTTCCGCCGGCATTGAATCAGTTCACTAAGACTCTCGATAAGAACCTCGGTTAGTTTTCAAATGTACATTGTAATTGTTTGTTTGTTTTTTGCTGAGACATGCTAGTGGCTAATTTGTGTATGTTCTAGTCGGATTGTGTATTGTTTAATTGCAAATGTAGTTGGGTATGTAAATTTGTTAGTGTGTTAATGTTGTATGTTCATGATTTAATCTGCAATTTATAGGCTTATGCTAGTTGTTTTTCAGGTGAATGCCATTTATTTTGGTTTGCGATATTTATGAAATGCTAAGCTTATTTTCCTGTTTATAGAATGTTTTTAACTCAGGATGAACACAAGTAATTGGCACACAATTGATATGTGAAGAATCTCTGAGTACGATTAAAAATGCATGTAATAAAGGATAGAGTGAAGAGGATCCCATTGAATCTTGTTTGAGCAGGGTAGTTATAGATGCAGGCATGAAGCAATCATTGTAAGTGTGAACTTGGTAGACTTAAGGGGAGCTTATCTAGTATGTAATTTTGTTGGTCAGTTGAGAGATAGTTTGGTATAGAGAAACTAGAAGGTTACTGAGTATGCTTGATGTATAGATTTATGACTGTTGTTAAAATGCAGCAACGAACTTGTTCAAGATGCTTCTGAAGTATAGGCCAGAAGATAAGGCAGCAAAGAAAGAGCGCCTTTTGAAAAAAGCTCAGGCTGAGACTGAAGGGAAGATTATCGAGTCCAAGAAGCCTATCGTCGTCAAGTATGGTCTGAACCATGTCACCTACCTTATAGAGCAGGTTTTACTTCCACACTTTTGCTGCTTGCCTTTTATTTATACCTGCATTGAGATATTTTCATTCTGATAGTTGTTTCTATGTTTTTGCAGAATAAAGCACAATTGGTAGTCATTGCTCATGATGTTGATCCGATTGAATTGGTTGTCTGGCTTCCTGCACTATGCAGAAAGATGGAAATTCCATACTGCATCGTCAAGGGCAAAGCACGATTAGGCACTGTAAGTGTCCTGTGGCAATTTTGATCACCTATCTTAGAATGGTTTGTTGCTAAAAAGTTTTAGATCTAAATTTTCTTGCTTATTGTTTTCAGATTGTGCACAAGAAAACTGCATCTGTATTGTGCCTGACCACTGTGAAAAATGAAGATAAAATGGAGTTCAGCAAAATCTTGGAAGCCATCAAGGTGTGTAATGAATTGAATTTTCATTGAAGAAAGGAGTTTTTTCTTATATTAGGTGCAATGTTAGGTTTAATGATGTAGATAAAAGTAAATAATCTTTTTTCTGCTACTGCAGGCAAACTTTAATGACAAGTTTGAAGAGAACCGTAAGAAATGGGGAGGAGGTATTATGGGTTCGAAATCACAAGCCAAAACTAGGGCGAAGGAGAGGATCCTCGCCAAGGAAGCTGCTCAGAGAATGAATTAAGATGCTTCTGTCAATAATTTATGGTTTCTCCATATCTGTTGACTTGTTGAATTTTTTATCTAGATTTTCTACAAGACACAATATTTCTCAAGGCAAAGTTAAGATATGTTTGTTACATTTTTGTGTTCGACTTGAATGAGTAATTTTCATTTGTTTAAGACTTTATCAAATTTTTCTTTTGGAAGAACATGTTGGTTGTACTTGTGAAAACCTTGGTGGGTAACTGTTATTTACCAGTTCAGCAAGTCTAGATGTTGAATGCATGCTTCAAGCAAGTGAACGCTGGAGTAATTAAAAATTCGGGAATTAACTCT
This sequence is a window from Apium graveolens cultivar Ventura chromosome 9, ASM990537v1, whole genome shotgun sequence. Protein-coding genes within it:
- the LOC141685068 gene encoding uncharacterized protein LOC141685068, whose protein sequence is MTELLILSASLNHRDGYRSFNIENICKLAEKFYPEDFLGDEKIHLHCELQHYGLDVPVHPDLKNLSTLGDLCHGLVTIGKAGMYPLVDRLLRHVLTLPASTATSERAFSVMKIVKTSLRNRMEDEFLRDYLILYIEKEIAETISAEEIIDSFYLIKERRAHLK
- the LOC141686622 gene encoding large ribosomal subunit protein eL8y, translated to MAPKKGVKLPVAAKKKTDKVMNPLFEKRPKQFGIGGAIPPKRDMHRFVRWPKVVQIQRKRMILKQRLKVPPALNQFTKTLDKNLATNLFKMLLKYRPEDKAAKKERLLKKAQAETEGKIIESKKPIVVKYGLNHVTYLIEQNKAQLVVIAHDVDPIELVVWLPALCRKMEIPYCIVKGKARLGTIVHKKTASVLCLTTVKNEDKMEFSKILEAIKANFNDKFEENRKKWGGGIMGSKSQAKTRAKERILAKEAAQRMN